In Lathyrus oleraceus cultivar Zhongwan6 chromosome 2, CAAS_Psat_ZW6_1.0, whole genome shotgun sequence, the DNA window cctttcttcatctcttgttgtaaccattAGCAACATTTCTTCTTATTCTTCATGCTTTGGAAACTTTGCATGATTTTCTTGATTCTTTTGTTTTTTAGGATACTCACTAGAGTAATGACCATACTTCTGATAATTGAAACATTGAATGCGACTTTTGCCAGGTTTTCGACCACCTCATTTTCCTTTACCAGCAGTATCACCTCTTCTTCTGTACATGATCATACAACTTATAACCAAACTCATCTTGCTCGTTGCTAATGAAGATACATTGTTTTGACTTTGCATCCAACTTGGATCtttcatcctttggaatatgcacAAAAGCCTTACAACCAAATACTTTCAAATGATCATACTTGACATTATTTCCAAACCAAATTTTATTTGGAACTTCATTGTTCAAAGCAATAGTAGGAGTGATATTAAGATCGTGTAAAGTGCCTCGCCCCAATAATGATTAGGCAACTTAGCTTTAGAGAGCATACACGTTACTCTCTCAATTAGTATTCGATTTATCCTCTCTGTTAAACCATTCAATTGAGGATTTTAGGAGGAGTCTTTTCATGTGCAATACCATGTTGCTTGAAATAGGAATTAAATGGTCAACAATACTCTCCATCATTGTCTTTACAAACACATTTCAGCCTCTCGCATGTCTGCCTCTCAACCAAAGCATGGAATTCTTTAAACTTTTCCAACACTTGGCCCAAAGTTATCAAAAGAGGTCGCTCCTGGCGCGATCCTGGGCGGTCTGGCCGGAGCGGCCCCTCTCTGGGCACATAATGTGGAGCATTTCCCAGGCTCAGATCGCGACCGATTTCGGCGAGATCCCGGGTCACGTCGCGCACCCGGGGCGGAGCGGGTCACCGCcgtttgtttgttttttatttttttttacaaaattactATTTTACCCTTACATTTTAAAAGTTTTAAaagttttttttatgtttttctCTTCAACTTACCGTAGCATCTCCTGTTTGCCTTTGCCCTAGCTCCTCTTTTCCTTTCTTCACACATTTTCATCTCCCCACTCTCATCACTGCTCTCCTCCAACTCCGGCGGTCTCTCCGGCGCGCGCTATCTCTTTGGCGGTTTCTCCGACGCTCTTTACTCCAGCGGTCTCCCTCTCTCCTATTCTCCTCtgtttttcaaaattattttaaCTTTGTAAGTTTTTTTAATATATTTCTTAtgtttattatatttatattttgtTATGTTTATATGTTTATATTAATattatgtttatgtttattatGTTCATATTAACTTTGTTATTTTAAGTATGTTTATATTTATATTAACTTTGTTATGTTTATTTTAACTATGTTTATATTAACTTTTTTAGGTTCATATTAActttttatttatatttataattttatttgaTATGTTCATTTCATATTATGTTTATTTCctatgttattttattttttatttgttatGTTTATTTCACCCTCTAATACTGAGAAATATATAAACAAACTTTATATGTTATGTTTATTTCATATTATGTTTATTTCCTATGTTTATTAACTTTGTTTCGGtttatatttataattttatttgttaTGTTTATTTTTATAAAAGGACCATGGCAACATCTTCCTCTACACTGAATTCTACTTCGGTTGCTTCATGTGGTCAAACCTTCAAACCAAGTGGTGTTAATATTGATATAGCATGGCAATATAATCATTGGAAGGATATAAATAACAAGAAGAAGGTGACATGTGATTTTTGTAATATGACTAGTAGTGGGGGAATTAGTAGAGCAAAAAGGCATCAATTAGGAATAAAAGGTGATGTAGTTGCTTGCTTGAAAATAATGGCGGAAGTTAAAGCAATATTACATGCCAACATGGTTGAGAAAGAGAGAATTAAAAGAGGAATAGAAGAAGTGTTGGTCCAGTTAGATGCGGATGACACAAATGAAATTAAGGAAATAAGTCGAATTCGAAGCGGGAAGAGGCTTGTTGAGACATCTTCAATGGCTGTCAAGAGGACTAAAGGACCATTGGATTTAGTCTTTAAGAAGACTAAGGACACAAGCCTCAATGATGCTTGTGATAAAGAAGTGAGGGCAATAATCGTGCAATATATTGCTCGCTTTGTTTATACATGTGGAATTGCTTTTAACGTAGCAAATGCAAAAGCCTTTAAGTTGATGTTGGAAGCCATGGTCCTCATTTGAAACCGCAAAGTTTTCATGAACTTAGGGTTCCACTCCTTCAAAAGGAGTTGGAATATACAAAAGATTTGTTGAAGAATCACAAGGTTTAAAAGAATAAATATGGATGTTCAATTATGTCAGATGGTTGGACAGATAGAAAAGGTAGAACCTTGATAAATTTCTTGGCCAATTGTCCGTCGGGAGCCATGTTTGTGAAAAGTGTCGATGCTTCTGACTATGCTAAGACGGGGGATAAACTAGTTGAGTTATTGGGCACTTTTGTTGAGGAAATGGGTGAACAAAATGTTGTTCAATTGATCACCGACAATGGAAGTAATTATGTAGCAGCGGGTAAAATATTAACTTTCAAAAGGACAAACATGTATTGGACTCCGTGTGCAGCCCACTGTATCGACCTTATGTTAGAAGACATAGGAAAAATTCCAAAGGTTGATAAGGTTATAAAAAATGGAGTTAATGTTGTGGGTTACATTTATAACCACACATTTGCTTTGAATCTAATGAGAAATATTGCCGACAATGTTAAATTGGTTAAAAATGGAGTGACAAGATTTGCTACATATTTCCTTACTCTATAAAGGTTGTAAGAGATAAAAAAATAAGCTTAGAGAGATGTTCACTTGTGATGAATGGGTGAGTTTCAAGTGTGCCAAGGATGCTAAAGGAAAAAGGGCAACTAGTATTGTACTTATGGCATAATTTTGGAGTATTGTTGTGTACACTCTTAAGGTCATGGCGCCTCTTGTAGACGTGCTAAGAATGGTTGATAACAAAAGAAAACCCGCAATGGGTTACATATATGTCGCAATGGTGGTAGCCAAAGAATCAATTGAAAAAGTTTTTAATTCAAATTCAAGCAAGTATAAAGCCGTATTTGTCATCATTGATAAAAGATGGGAGTGTCAACTTCATCATCCATTACATTCTGCAGGTTACTATCTCAATCCTGAATATTATTATGAGAAACCAGAAATTGAGAATGATCCTAAATTGGTGAGAGGCCTCCGTAAATTCATTGAGACACTTAGTGAAAGTGATTAAGTGGAAGACAAAATTTCAGTCCAATTGGCATAGTACAAGGGTGCTACAGGTCTCTTTGGTATAAGAGCGACAATTAGACAAAGGATGACATTAGCGCCAGGTAAGATGAAAGTTATTTTTTTTACAATTATTGGAATTTGACAATTAGATCTAGGTCGTCAATTATTGATTTTTTTACTTGCAGCTGAATGATGGAAGTCTTATGGAGCTAAAACTCATGATTTGCAATTATTGGTTGTTAAAGTGTTGAGTTTGGGTTGCAGTGCTTCCGGATGTGAGCGTAACTGAAGCATCTTTGAGCATGTAAGTATTAATTTTTTAATAGGATATTAAATTATCTTACATTCAAGTATTATTAAATTAATACTTCAAATTATTGTATTTTAGATTCATTCCAAGAAGCGAAATAAGTTGGAGCATCAAAGGTTGCAAAACTTGGTTTTCATAAAGTATAACCAAGCATTGGTTGAAAGATTTGAAATTCGGGACAAGATTGATCCTATGGAATTTGGTGAAATTAATTATCACACTCAATGGTTGGTGGAAGAGATGAGAGAGATGGGAGAAAATGGTGATCCTTTACAAGAATATTTGGTTCATGAAGATGATGATTTAACTTGGGCACAAGTTACCGAAGCAAGTGGGGTTAATGAGCCTGTAGTTTACACTAGGAGGTCAAAACTACTTGAAGGTGCAAGTACATCTAGGGCACAACAAGTGGTGGTagaagatgttgaagaagatgatgaagatgaagaattGGAGGAATATTTTGATGATATATGAAGAATACATTTTGATGATGATCTTTTGCATTTTAAGTTTGAATTTTCATATAATAGTTCTAAGTTTGAACTTTGAATTTTAAGATGTGATGTTGTGAATCTTCTATATGTTTGAATTTTAAGATTTTAAGCTTGAATTTTCATTAAGTATATGAcatattttttataaattattatATAATTAAATGTACAAAAACTTATCCCGTTATCCGCTATCCCGCTATCCCGTTTTTTGGGTCAGCCGCTCCGCTCCGCTATCCGCTATTAATAACCCTGACTTAACATTTTGTCTTAAAGGCATAAAACCATAGTTTCCTGGAgaaatcatcaataaaggtaGCAAAATAAAAGTGCATCACTAAATTATTTTATCTTTAATGGACCACAAACATCAGAATATACCAATTGAAGCAACTTTAACTTCCTTGAGGAAGGATGTCTCTTGAAAGATACTATAGTCTGTTTACCAGCCATGCAATGAGAACACTTCTCCAAATCTACATTCTTTAATCAAGGAAGAACATCCTTTTTAGCCAAAATATTCAGCCCCTTTTCACTAATATGACTAAGTCTTCGGTGCCACAATGATGCTTCCATGTTGATAGCATTCACATTGTTCCTAGAAACCAAAGCTTTTGTCCAATACAATTTAGAAAGTGTCTCCCCCATAGCCACAACCAAGTTACCCTTGTTGAGTTTCCACTTTCCAGAACCAAAGTGATTATCATAACCATAATCATCTAGCATATGCATAGAGGTCAAATTAAATCGGACATCTGAAGCATGTTTGACACCTCTAAGCATGTTTGACACCTCTAAGCAACAATTGCATTCACATGTTGGTTTTCAAGAAAACACCACCTACACCAATTACCTTAGATACACCATCATTATCCATCTTCAACACTCCAAAATCACCAGAAGTATAAGATGTGAAGAAATTTTTCCTTGGTGTAACATGTAATGTAGCACCACAGTCAACTATTTACATGTTATTGTCTACAAGATTAACATATTCATGATCATGGAGAATAACAAGATCATCACTAGTAGCAGTAGTAGCACGACCGTCATCATGATCTTCATGGTCTCTTTGTTTAGACTTAACTTTCATGTCTTTGTTATCTCTTTTCCACTAATAGCAGTACTTCTGTACGTGTCCTGTTTTGTGACAATAATGACACTCCAGATTCTTGTATCGCGAATTGGACTTGTTTATGTTATTCTCTCTACCATCCTTCGATTCCTTTTTATGACTTCTCCCTATATTTTTAGTGATAAGTACCTCTAGTTGAGATGAAGAACCATTTGCCTTCCTTATCATCTCCTCATTAATAATACCACCCTTAGCCACTTCTAAAGAAACAACACCATTAGGAGCATAATTTGTGATAGAAACCTGAAACGTCTCCCAAGACTCTGGTAAAGATAGTAATAAAAATACTCCCAAaagttcatcatcaaatttgataCTCATTCTTGACGTCTTATCAAGGAGCCCTTGAAATTCACCTAAGTGATCTGAAATAGAAGCCCCCTCCTATACTTCAAACTTATGAAGATATTCAACAAGAACAATTTATTATTCCCTAATTTAGAGGCATACAAAGACTCTATCTTCTCCCACAAAGTTTTTGCATATGTTTAATATGATTATAAACATTATCTTCTACATATTGTCGAATAAAACCACATACATGTTGATGCTCAGACTCCTATTCTTCACCAGACACAAAATCCGGCTTTGCGGAACTAAAAACTAGTAAATGTAATTTCTTCATAAATAGTAAGTCTTTCATCTCACCCTTACATAAAATGGTAATTAGAACCATTCAACAATACCATATTCATATTTGTATTTGACTCCATCATTCAAACAAGTAAAAAAACCCTTAACCAAGAGTTGTAATGCCACTCTGATAGGAAATTGAGACACAATAACATACCAATATACAACGGATATAAAATTCTCTAGACTTATAGGAACCTTaaggatcaacaacaaatataagacGGCAAATCGAACAAATAAATACACAAAAGAATACCAATATTTTTAACATGGAAAACCCCTGAATATGAGAGTAAACACCACGAGTCGTCCAAACCAAAGAAATATATCAATTAAGGGTACAAGAGAGTCTTAAAGTGATTCATAAACTAGTATTAACAACCGCAAATCACAAAGAAAACTAGCTTACAAATAAGAACAAAAAAGCTTAAAATTTCCTAAATCTACAGCTTCAGTGTGAAGCAGTTAACTCTCACCTTAGACTTTGTTTGAAATTACGAATGGTCAAACATTATATAAATATGTTGCAAACCTGCCCTTCAAATTTGAGCTCGATCCGACGATTAACGAAATGGGGATCGTCAATTTAGTGAGACTGGTTGTAGAAAAAAAGGAATGAGTTTCtctcctcttttctctcttttttgAATCCTTATTTTCTCTCTATCTCTCAATCCTAAATTTATCCTTTTCACTTAAATAAGTGAGACGAAATGGGTTAATCATATTTGGGTCTTTCTCCACATGGAAAGGGAGCCTAAACCCAATAAATCTCTCCCTCACAACTACGTGGAGGAAATCACCAAACCAACGATATCACAACAAGCTTCAAATTTCCCTATTGGTAATACTTTAGTCATCATATCAGAATGATTATCATTTGTATGAACTTTATCTAACTCCAACAACTTTGCATCCAAAATATCATGTATCAAATGATATCTCTCATCAATGTGTTTAGACCTATTATAAAAATTCTAATTCTCACGAAGATGAATAACATTTTTACTATAAACAAATAACACATATTTGTCTTGAACAAAACCAAACTCCTGCAAAAATTACTTCAACCTTAGTAACTCTTTGCGTGCTTAGGTGATTGAAATGAACTCATCCTTTTTAGTAGACAATGCTACACACTTTTGAAATATGGACTATCAAACCACAACTTCCCCTGCAAATTTAATCATGTAACTCAAAGTGAACTTTCTGGAATCAATGCCTCCATCCATATCATAGTTAGATTACCACATTATAGTAGGCTTATCTCCTTCAAAACAAAGCCTCGCATAAGTAGTATTGCGAAGATACCTTAAAATCCATTTTACAACATTCCAATGCTCTCCACCTATATTTGAAAAAAATCTACtgactgtaccaacaatatgTGTTATATCTGGTTGTTGTACACATCATTGCATACATCAAACTACCCACAAGAGATGCATAAGGAACACATTTCATATCAAATGCTTCATTTTCACTTGAAGGACTTTGATTAGAAATCAATTTGAAATGATTAGCGAGAGGAGTGCTTATCATCTTAGAACTTTCCATTTTGAGTCTTTGCAGCACTCTTTCGATATAATGTTCTTGTGACATCCaaagtttcttctcttttctgtCACACATGGTTCTAATGCCAAAAATCTGTTTAGTTGCTCCCATGTCTTTCATGGCGAATGACTATCCCAATTGCTTATTTAACATGTTAATGTTAGAAATACTTTTCCCTAATAAgaatatcatcaacatataacaACATGATAATGAAGTCATCgttagaaaattttctaacaaAGACACAATGATATGAAGTAGTCTTCCTATATCCTTGATCACTCATAACAAACTTAAACTTCTCGTACCACTGCCTTGGAGCTTTCTTCAACCCGTATAAGCTATTTCTCAATCTACACATATGATCTTCTTTACCTTTAACTTGAAAACTATCAGGTTGTTTCATGTAgatctcttcctccaaatcaccatGAAGGAAAACCGTTTTCACATTCATTTGCTCAACCTCTAAATCAAGAGTAGCAGTCAAACTCAACATGGTTCTAATTGATGAAATCTTTACAACATATGAgaaaatataattaaaatcaacACCATTTCTTTGACGGGAACCTTTCACCACTAATATGACTTTATATCTTGGAGACATAGGGTTGCTCTCATGTTTAACTCTATAAATCGATTTGTTTTGCAAAGCCATTTTGCTGTTAGGAAGCTTCACTAAATCATAAGTGTGATTATCATGCAACGATTTCATCTCATCATGCATTGCATACATCCACTTTTGATTTTCATCACTTTCCATGGCCTCTTGAAAACACTCGGGTTCACCCTCACCAGTCAAGGTTACATACTCATAAAAATTATACCTTGTAGAAGTGTCTCTGCCTGTTAGACCTCCTAAGTTGACCTTGAGATGATTCTGGAGCTTCACCAAGATTCTCATCCTGTGACATATCACTATCCCTTTCACCATCATTAGTAGGAATATTATCCTCATCTCCAAGTTATCGATCATCAACATAATCATATGGCTCATCATTGTGATCATCACCATAAATAACATCTAGATTATGACTAGGTAACTAAACTGGATCAACATTATACAAACCGGTATCTTTCTTAGGTGTAACCCTCTCTACCTTATCAATGTCTTTAATAGTTTGGTCTTTCATAAACACCACATCGCGACTTTGAATAAGCTTCTTTCCTACAAGATCATACAACCTGTAACCAAACTCATCTTGCCCATAGTCGATGAAGATACATTGTTTTTACTTTGCATCCAACTTAGATCTTTCATCCTTTAGAATATGCACAAAAGCCTTACAACCAAAGACTCTCAAATGATCATacttgaaattttttccaaacCAAATTTTGTATGGAACTTCACTATTCAAAGCAACAATAGGAGTGAGATTAAGAATATGCACTTCCGTGTAAAGTGCCTTGCCCCAATAATGATTAGGCAACTTAGCTTCAGAGAGCA includes these proteins:
- the LOC127123936 gene encoding uncharacterized protein LOC127123936, with translation MAPLVDVLRMVDNKRKPAMGYIYVAMVVAKESIEKVFNSNSSKYKAVFVIIDKRWECQLHHPLHSAGYYLNPEYYYEKPEIENDPKLVRGLRKFIETLSEMLPDVSIHSKKRNKLEHQRLQNLVFIKYNQALVERFEIRDKIDPMEFGEINYHTQWLVEEMREMGENGDPLQEYLVHEDDDLTWAQVTEASGVNEPVVYTRRSKLLEGASTSRAQQVVVEDVEEDDEDEELEEYFDDI